The nucleotide sequence CATACAGATTGCACCACCCGACAAGCTCACCAAACCGGCTCACCAAGTAATAAACACTTGATGTCAAATGGTACTAAAAAGTACCATTTGACATTGATTTGGTCCCATACAGATTGTACCACCCGACAAGCTCACCAAACCGGCTCACCAAGCAATAAACACTCAATGTCAAATGGTACTAGAAAGTAAGCATACTGTCCGATACCCACATCACCTTTTTTCTTAGGAGTTGTCATACAATTATTTCCATATCTCACTCTTATGCTTTCCGAAAGTGCCAAGTTCGATCTGGTATTGACCACACCACCTGGTGATCTCACCATACCAAGCTTACCTTACCTGGGCAATACTTCTATCATCCGAcactctcattcccttttttccTCCTAATGACAGCTACGACATAGTTGTTTCCGTATCTCTCCCTCTTTCTTACGCTTTCTCTCTTTCCCAACCATTGTCTCCTTCCCATGTCTCTGCCACTGCCTTCTCACTATGTTGCTGCTGTCTCCTCTTCCCGTTGTATCACCACCACCTTCTCCCCATTGCATCATTGTCACCACCTCCTTCTGGTATGCATCGTCATCTCCCGCTCTCTGCTTTCCCCTCTGCCTCCTCTGCATTCTCTTTCTTCTCCACCTTTTCCTCCTCAACCTCCTCTCAATCCTCCACGACCTCCTTCGTCCGAACCCATATTTGTTGGCATGGAAGGTACATCCACCAGACGGTTGGCATGAGGCCGTATAGTGTACACCCCACCATAAAGATATCAAACCAATCTACTTAAGGACCAAAATTGGTACCCGACTCAATTTTAGAACCTCCACAGTAACCTTACTATAATCTTGAGAATTCAACATCCaacaagtgttttgaacattccaagtgtaccaaactgcttggtctttatatttttaataggCAAGTATTGCAAAGACCTACATGCAAATTACATGTATATCAATGAATTTGAAAATCGATCACAACCTAGAACTCTCTCTGATTACTAAAATAGAAACTTCCTAAAAGCCAAAGATGTTTCTCCACTTCTTCCACCACGGAATTAAATTTGTCTTGTCTAACATTAAAAACAAAGGACAAGTAGCATTATTAGAAACAATTATCATCCATCAAATATCATTTCCTACCCTTCTAATTTATACATAAATCATCAACCATGCATGTTCTTTACTGCTACTTCCTAGGATTTATTacattttatgatatttatattcTTCAACTATAATAATCCTCAATTAAGTATTTCTAGTTTGTATTGTCGTAAACTGCCGCAAGTATATTATAAGTCAATTCTAGTATAATGAACATTTAATAAGAAATCAATCAACTGAAAAATAAAATGGATCATTCCCAGTGGAAAGACACGTGCCCTGAATTTAAATATCAAATTTACAAACAACACAAAATTAGTTTGCATCAACTGGTGCatgtcaatccacatgaaaataaCAAACAGCAACAACACATTGAGGCAAGGTTTTAAATGCCGACCGTTATCGATATGTGCAGCAGCAATGGAATGTGATCAGgtcaaaaagaagaatcataagaGGCAAGGTCTTATATTTTATGCATGTCAAACATATCTGTTAGGCTTGTTAAATACAACAGACGTATTAATACATAATTCACTAACCTAATATACTGGTAAGACAACTGAGCAGCAGCAATTAAAGCCTCATCAGTGTAACGAAGTTTATGGTGAATCTCATATCTTTCACGAAGCCCTCTAAGAATCAGTATTGTCTCATCAACTGTTGGTTCTGGAACTCTTACAGGTTGAAAACGTCTCTCCAAAGCAGGATCCTTCTCAATGTGTTTCCTGTATTCATCAAGTGTTGTGGCTCCAATACActgaaataaattatataagaaaTTAATGTTGAAACTTGAAAGATACTTCCTTAAGACTTTTGAGATAAGAGAATCTGTAGTGAAAAAAACTGATTCTTAACAAATAGGATGAGATCACATATGACAGGCACAAAAGAAACGGATATAATTATCAAGTCTCGACCTGCAATTCACCTCTGGCGAGAGCTGGTTTTAAGATATTAGCAGCATCTATTGCACCTTCTGCTGCTCCAGCTCCAATTAATGTGTGTACTTCATCAATGAAGAGTATTATTTCATCACTTTGTTTAATTTCCTCCATCAACTTTTTTAACCTTTCTTCAAACTCTCCACGGTATTTAGTACCAGCAACAAGAAGCCCCATATCAAGAGTAATCACCTGGATTGTAAAGCTAGTTAATTATCTTTAAATTGACAGAAGCAGAATGACAGAGACATGGGAATTTGCAGCAGGCATTAAAAATCTCTTCCACTAACAAGCTTTTATAAATTTCTTCATGTTACAACAGAAATATCATAAAGAGTAACTGATATGAAAGTGCTCAatgaatatttaaatttttgCATACTTTTTTTCCTTCAATTGTTTCTGGAACATCGCCATTAGCTATACGTTGAGCAAGTCCTTCTGCAATTGCTGTCTTTCCCACACCAGGTTCCCCAATTAGGCATGGATTGTTCTTCGTACGCCTTCCAAGAATTTGCGTAACACGCTCTATCTGGTCCTGCCTGCCAACAACAGGATCTAGCTTTCCCTGTGGAGTAATTATATTTCTCAGATATAAATAAGATCAAACAAGCATTTTCCAGAGTgaaatattgaaaaaaattaCCTCCTCTGCTAACTTTGTCAAATTAGTTCCGTACTCCTCAAGTGTAGGCATCTTATTACCACTGCTTCCTCCCCCTACCCCAGCACCAACAGCTTCAGTTGTTTCACCGACCATTCGAATGACCTGTTCGATAATGAAGCTCAAAAAGTCACGTCACAACTAAAATTTATGACAGTGCAGAACAAGATCTAATAAAAAAATTGCCTGGGTCCGTATGTTGCTTGGATCAGCTCCAAGACTCTCGAGCACACGAGCAGCCACACCTTCACCCTCACGAAGAAGCCCAAGAAGCAGGTGCTCAGATCCTATATAGTTATGACCTGTATATTCAGCAAAATCAGACATTAAGTCCAACTTAAATACAAGGAAGATGAATAGAAAAATGAATAACAAGAAGTTGTTCATTCATGTGATCATACTTGTCGACAAATGTTGATGGGAAAATTCAGAaggtatgagatccaataataaaaaaacaaCCTGTAATTTGTCAGTTAATCCTAACCAGTGCAAGTAAGACCAACAGCAACAATCGAACATGCCATTAGCTTGGAATAATGAAAAGTGGAACCATTGTTCAGATAGATACACATAGAAGCTTTAAATTTTGCTTCAGCAGAGTTCCATCAGTTTGATGGTATTCTACTTGCTAGTTATGGTGGAACCATTAATGCTTTACTTTTTACTCTTCATATAGAATACAAATGCATCCACTTCAACAAACTAAATCTCTAATGCATCCCAAATCATGTGGATACAAAGGTTCCCTGCTGCAAAGGAAGTATGATCCACATGATAAACGAAAACTTGGAATGAACTAGATATCCTAAACAGACAAATATGATATTAGCAGATAGCAAGATAGGCAGTCATTAGAATAATGCTTTCGACTTAAGTATTTCAAATTAACAAAAACAAGACCAAAAAGTTTGTTTTAGGGCAAAAATCCACAAAGGAAGGTCTTAGAGAAGTACCGAGTTGACGAGCTTCCTCTAAAGAGAGTTCAAGAACACGTTTTGCACGTGGTGTAAAAGGTATCTCAACAGCAACAAAACCACTTCCCCTTCCAATAATCTTCTCCACTTCCACTCGAGCATCTTTAAGATTTATTCCCATTGATTTTAAAACTTTTGCTGCAATACCAGTCCCTTCGCCGATTAGGCCCAACAGTATCTGTTCTGTTCCAACAAAGTTGTGGCCTAGACGCCTAGCTTCTTCTTGTGCAAGCATGATAACTTTAATTGCCTTCTCTGTAAAGCGTTCAAACATAGCTTTAGCAACACCTCGACTGGCTTTTCCTCGTGAATAAGAGATATATCCTGAAACCACTGAATGAAAATCCCGTTGATTTCTTGATGAGAATTCCACAGTATCTGATCTTTGCAAGCCTGCAAAACCTTGCAGTCGTAGCGAGTGCTTTCGCGGTTGGCACATCATTTTGGAACCTCTTTTAACCTTTCCAGAGCCTTGGAGATGACTTTGGATCCTGTTCACTGCAACAGTAGGAAGAATTGCTGACTGAACCAAAGAACCAGCCATCTCTTCTTCTAATAGGAGACAATTTCACAGATCTTCACAACACCTGCAGGCAGCAAGAAATTGAAGGACATATATATTAACATACCCCCTCTCAACAAATTATAAACCTAGATAACTAACAGCATAGTGAATTcaatgggataagccaagcatagcAAAAGGAAAAGGTGTCATATAAAGAGCTGTATTAGGGTAAAAGGAAAAGCTGTAACatgcaaatagcaaaaagaaaccctGAATCTAGAAAGCGTACTACCAAGTTAAAGTCAGAAAAATAGAAACAATCAAATTGCGAAGGCACAGAACAGGACTGCATCAATTTCCCAGTATTGTCATACACAATATGAAGGATAGTTAGAGACATTGAAAAAGTATTATGATATTCTTTATCATTAAGGGTTCACGGAATCACTCACAGAGCATGTATGGAGGCCCTTTTTTTTTCAGAAAGCAATAATAGACagaatattatatattaaaaCAAGTCAAATCAAGAACATCAAACACCTACTATACACTTGTTTCATATAAATTCATGTTGTAATTTAGAAAATACTGCAATGTGAAAAGAAGCTACAGTCATTCGTGAAGAAGATTGTGGCAAACCATGAGCGGCCCTACCGTCACTAAATTAGACGTCCCAACTTCTACTCCGATCGGAGACTTCAACTCACTGAACAAACTATACTATCCAAGAAACGGATTTCGGCAGCAATCATGTACGAATCAAGAATTTCAGCTCTACATCAGGTACATCTAATGCGCTTATACGACTCACAAGCCACAGCGTTGTACAATCAAATGAAAGCCTAGATTTCCAAGAAACGATCAAATCAAAGGAGACTAGATCATTAACGTGATGACAGTCGGAAAGAAAACAACGCCTGATGAACCGAAATTTCCGTAATCTAACCCGAAGGATCCGTCCAAACGAGGCGGATTCGACACCTATGATTGCAGCCACTGAGCCAAACGAGCAGATGATGCCCTGGAAGAGAACAAGGTGTGCAAGAAACTACCTCCGATTTGGGGGATGACGAGTCGACGACGTAACCCTGGCGAGAAAGCGTTGAATAGCTCTTCTCCTTTGTCGATGAGGAGATAACTCGAGCAAGGATAGGATATCCTATAATTGCGTTACCTAAAGTGTTATTGGATATAGTGTGTAGCCCCCACCTAAATAGTTACAGTGTATGCGGGTAAGGTAGATGTCCGAGTGTTAAGAGTGATAAAAGACAAACGATACAGTGAACCCGAGCGCATCCTATCAGAGTGCAGTCGAGCTGGTGCTGTTGCATCAATATTCGTCCAAAGTAAGAATCTAATGGCGGAAAAGTATTGTTCGGGTCTTCTTATTCCCAGCTCGAGCGCACAGTATCGCTTCCACAACCTCGTGGAGGCCAGCCGGCAGGCCGTGTTGCGTGTTTCAGATCAACGATGGATTTGATATGAGATTCATCAAGATTCGcgaggtaaggaaatctgagggtGGAGAATCTCGCCCGTTGATTCTCATTTGACAGGCGACGTGGATGACCGCAACCGCCAGAGCTCACCTTCGGTTGGGTTCAAATCCGAACCTGGTTTACCCGACCCAAAACATTTGGGCCGGGAAATGATGCAAAACCCTATCTAAATTAAATCCAAACATAATACATTATTTACTATAGCTCATAAATTATCTTTAACAACTCCAGTAATTGACTCAACCCTTCTCTAACCCGATTCAATGGTAGACCAAGAAATTAGTGTGGGGATTTAGGATTTCTTATACGACGGACTTAAACGGGACAAGTACTTCGGGTTTGGCCCGTTTATTTgggccttacatgggcccaacattTTGAACATAGGAAGACAGGAATCAATATGCCAAATACAATCCCTGATTTAAAGATGAAACCGAGTagaatgcttctctttctaattgAAATATCTACACTTTATATTTCAAGGAATATGGAACACAAAATTTGTTCACGAGATCCctttttaaatcttttatttatgATAAGGATAATCCTGGTAGTCCTCGGCTCCTCTCGCCACATAAACAATACCTAAGCAAAAGCCCGGAAATCACCTATTTCCTACGATCGTTAGTAAGAGGTCATATCGCCTACCATTCCTTTCCAAAATGAGCTCATAAGATCCACTCCTCACCGAACCCATAGCTGAGAAAGAGAATCTAACTTACATTAATAATCGATGGTATAACCTGGCTTCACTAGTTTTTCCTTCCGGATAAACGATGAATGGACCACACCCTGCCTGACCCAAAGAAGCAAGGAAAACAAATTGAAAAACCTCACCCCGACAATCCATAGGCATTGTTCTTGGGGGCACACGCCAACAAGCTGCTCGCATTAAATGTCTCCACTACAAAGGGTAAATGGGACATTAACGGAGATCCATTTGCTTTACCCAACGCCTAAGCATAAATGTCAAGCTGGGGCAAGTAAAAAAGATTCTTTATTCTATTATTTATATCACTAATATTTTTGtctttccttttttgttttattGATTTAAGTATCTGAAGGATCGAGCTGGAACACCCTCGACATAGGCTTATTGTGCATAATCATCAACGTAGCTCGGAAGCATGCCTAGGAGACTACCCAACAGAGAGGAGTGCCCAACTCCTGAGTAATCATCACTCCCTACATATTCCTTCAGGGATTCGTATTTTTTATAGTGAATCAATTAGACTGACTTACCAGTCGATCGTTTTTGTatgttaacaatttatatttattttgaagagttagaattataattattttatttctcgAACGTGTTATGATATTACAATCAATTTTAATAGACACATcacgtaaatataataaaaagatgTTGCATGACTTCATTTATGCTGCCCAAGATTGGATGGCATGGAGGCTGCACAGTCAACAGACACCGCGGAGGGGGTAGGCAGTCAGCAATAAAGAAGGAGAAGGCATGGGAGGTGGGGTTTGGACTTTTCCTGCTTCATCCTTCGCCTCTACTAACATATGCATTGCTTTGTTCTTTCATGAACTGAAAGATCACATACAaactattttattgcatgatctgATGAACAAGAAACATCAAAGATGATCCAACAACAGTTTTACCTCAGCAGAAAGCCAAACCAAATCAAATCAAAGCTACAAGTCGTTCAGCTTCACAGGTTC is from Musa acuminata AAA Group cultivar baxijiao chromosome BXJ1-6, Cavendish_Baxijiao_AAA, whole genome shotgun sequence and encodes:
- the LOC103987263 gene encoding chaperone protein ClpC1, chloroplastic; this encodes MAGSLVQSAILPTVAVNRIQSHLQGSGKVKRGSKMMCQPRKHSLRLQGFAGLQRSDTVEFSSRNQRDFHSVVSGYISYSRGKASRGVAKAMFERFTEKAIKVIMLAQEEARRLGHNFVGTEQILLGLIGEGTGIAAKVLKSMGINLKDARVEVEKIIGRGSGFVAVEIPFTPRAKRVLELSLEEARQLGHNYIGSEHLLLGLLREGEGVAARVLESLGADPSNIRTQVIRMVGETTEAVGAGVGGGSSGNKMPTLEEYGTNLTKLAEEGKLDPVVGRQDQIERVTQILGRRTKNNPCLIGEPGVGKTAIAEGLAQRIANGDVPETIEGKKVITLDMGLLVAGTKYRGEFEERLKKLMEEIKQSDEIILFIDEVHTLIGAGAAEGAIDAANILKPALARGELQCIGATTLDEYRKHIEKDPALERRFQPVRVPEPTVDETILILRGLRERYEIHHKLRYTDEALIAAAQLSYQYISDRFLPDKAIDLIDEAGSRVRLRHAQLPEEARELDKELRQITKEKNEAVRSQDFEKAGELRDREMELKAQISALIDKGKEMSQAESEAGDSGPTVTEADIQHIVSSWTGIPVEKVSSDESDRLLKMEETLHKRVIGQDEAVKAISRAIRRARVGLKNPNRPIASFIFSGPTGVGKSELAKALASYYFGSEEAMIRLDMSEFMERHTVSKLIGSPPGYVGYTEGGQLTEAVRRRPYTVVLFDEIEKAHPDVFNMMLQILEDGRLTDSKGRTVDFKNTLLIMTSNVGSSVIEKGGRRIGFDLDYDEKDSSYNRIKSLVTEELKQYFRPEFLNRLDEMIVFRQLTKLEVKEIADIMLKEVFDRLKVKDIELQVTQRFKDRVVDEGYNPSYGARPLRRAIMRLLEDSLAEKMLAGEIKEGDSAIVDVDSDGNVTVLNGGSGVPEPIPPAVSV